The Ichthyobacterium seriolicida sequence CCCTATCCGATTTTAGAACTGGAAATTTTGGTAATTCTTACGGCCTTAACATAAGCTCTGGACCTCTGTCTGGTCTTTTGGCTAGAGCAGTTGTTTTAATAGATAAAAATGGAACTATAAAGTATACTGAATTGGTAAGTGAAGTATCAAATGAACCTAACTACGAAGAAGTATTCAAATACCTATAAAATATAATATTATAAAATTTTACAACTGCTAATATCCAGAATTAACAAGTAAAATTGTGTAATTCACAAATATGGATTTTAAAAACTATGATAAAAACATCTTATTCATAGACATAGAGACCGTCTCTCAAGAAAAAGATTGGGGATCTCTATGTTCATACAAACAAAGATTATTTGACAAAAAGACTCAGTATGCCAGAAAGGATGATACTAGCCCTGAAGAATTCTATAAAAATGCTGGCATTTGGGCTGAATTTGGAAAAATTGTTTGTATTTCCGTAGCTTTTTTTAGATGTAATAAGCCCAATGAAAACGAGAGACAGTTGCGCGTAAAATCTTTCTTCGGCTATAATGAGCGAGATATTTTGTTAGAATTCAAAGAACTATTAGATAATCACCACAGTGGCAGGAAATGTCTGCTCTGCGCACATAATGGAAAAGAGTTTGATTTTCCTTATATAGCTCGAAGAATGATAATACTTCAGATTAAACTGCCAGATATACTAAATCTCTCAGGAAAAAAACCTTGGGAAATAGCACATATAGACACCATGGAAATGTGGAAGTTTGGAGATTACAAACACTTTACTTCCTTAGAACTACTAGCCTCTATCTTAAATATACCCACTCCTAAAGATGATATCGATGGAAGCCAGGTAGCCTCTATTTTTTATGAAGAAAAAAATATCAAACGCATTGCAAGATACTGTGAAAAGGATACTGTAACAGTAGCCCAACTCTTTTTACGTTTCAAAAACGAACCCTTACTAAATGAAGATGAAATAATCACTATTAAATAACTACTTTAATTACTATAGAAATATAGCTCTATAATACTGAGCAACTTTGGATAAAAAAACAAATTCAATAGTTTTCCTATAATGAGTAATATCAAAATTTTTATTGATCGTCTTAATTCTTTAGGAGCATATAAAACAAATTTCCCCATCGCTTCTGCGATGGGGAAATTCTATATAACGGTGAGGTGTTTAAGAGTTAAAACAAAGATTTGTTACTCTTAATAAATTTCTCTTTTAGTTTTTTTATTTTTCAGCCAAAACCTCAAAAGAAATATCTACTATAACATCCCTGTGAAATCTCAATTTAGCTTCGTATTTGCCAACAGTTTTTATAAGACCTGAACCGAATATTTGAACAAATTTTTTATCTAAATCTA is a genomic window containing:
- a CDS encoding 3'-5' exonuclease yields the protein MDFKNYDKNILFIDIETVSQEKDWGSLCSYKQRLFDKKTQYARKDDTSPEEFYKNAGIWAEFGKIVCISVAFFRCNKPNENERQLRVKSFFGYNERDILLEFKELLDNHHSGRKCLLCAHNGKEFDFPYIARRMIILQIKLPDILNLSGKKPWEIAHIDTMEMWKFGDYKHFTSLELLASILNIPTPKDDIDGSQVASIFYEEKNIKRIARYCEKDTVTVAQLFLRFKNEPLLNEDEIITIK